Proteins encoded within one genomic window of Bdellovibrio bacteriovorus:
- a CDS encoding ABC-F family ATP-binding cassette domain-containing protein, protein MGITLLQLQDGHKAYGPKILFDNATFAINEGEHVGVIGPNGAGKTTLFKVLVDQEHLDQGIVTRSQQLRLGYLEQEAEWNVDEKVEEYLDKNCIKPLWELKQFGLKLGLTEAHFQSHLKQLSGGYRMRVKLLYLIGQEPNLLLLDEPTNFLDLETLLVLESFLQEFKGAFLLISHDREFLRRVTDHILEVESGDIVKFPGSLDDYFEQKQMLNEILQKQILSQQAKRKSIMDFVTRFGAKATKARQAQSRLKALEKMEVIEMKAAPTHSHIHIPPAQPTGKMILEIENADCGYGEKVILKNVSLRLERGNHLGIVGLNGAGKSTLLKSLGEQIPLVKGAIKWGHQVSYSYFAQHTPEALNPEHTVLEAMAAAAHKEVTQQDVLNIAGSLLFSGDAVHKKVKVLSGGEKSRVALGQILLQKSPLLLLDEPTNHLDFDTVEALTTALEEYEGTIVTVSHDRGFIGRVANKILEVNHGLLTLYPGTYDEYVWSLQKGFLAERTFETGDAKGAATAKSDEPAKFNYKEERKRLENLVKKAQKQIEDCDKKIAQLGQMRDSLNEKLMTASGDKAATFAKELHELSGQIEDLESSMLQAMEDQQNFETELKQLVGS, encoded by the coding sequence ATGGGTATTACGCTTCTTCAGCTACAAGACGGCCATAAGGCCTACGGTCCAAAGATTCTTTTCGACAACGCCACTTTTGCAATCAATGAAGGTGAGCACGTCGGGGTCATCGGACCCAATGGCGCGGGTAAAACAACTCTCTTCAAAGTTTTGGTGGATCAGGAACATCTGGATCAAGGTATCGTCACAAGATCTCAGCAGCTTCGTCTAGGCTACTTAGAGCAAGAAGCAGAATGGAACGTCGACGAAAAGGTCGAAGAATACCTAGATAAGAACTGCATCAAACCTCTTTGGGAGTTAAAGCAGTTCGGATTAAAGCTGGGTCTTACCGAAGCGCATTTTCAATCTCACCTGAAACAGCTCAGCGGTGGCTATCGCATGCGCGTGAAGCTACTTTATCTGATTGGCCAGGAACCTAATCTGTTGCTTCTCGATGAGCCGACAAACTTTCTGGATCTCGAAACACTTCTTGTATTGGAAAGCTTTCTTCAAGAATTCAAAGGCGCTTTTCTTTTGATTTCGCATGACCGCGAATTCTTGCGTCGCGTGACAGACCACATCTTAGAAGTAGAGTCCGGAGATATCGTAAAATTCCCAGGCAGCTTAGATGATTACTTTGAACAAAAACAAATGTTGAATGAGATTTTGCAAAAACAAATTCTTTCTCAACAGGCAAAAAGAAAATCCATCATGGACTTCGTCACTCGTTTCGGTGCCAAAGCCACCAAAGCCCGCCAAGCGCAAAGCCGCCTGAAAGCTTTGGAAAAGATGGAAGTCATCGAAATGAAGGCCGCCCCTACTCACTCGCATATTCACATTCCCCCCGCGCAACCGACGGGAAAAATGATTTTGGAAATCGAGAATGCTGATTGTGGCTACGGGGAAAAAGTCATTCTTAAGAATGTTTCCTTGCGCCTAGAGCGAGGAAATCATCTTGGCATCGTCGGACTGAATGGCGCGGGTAAATCCACGCTGCTTAAATCACTGGGCGAACAAATTCCTCTGGTCAAAGGCGCCATTAAATGGGGCCACCAAGTGAGCTATTCATACTTTGCGCAGCATACGCCGGAAGCTTTAAATCCTGAACATACGGTTCTTGAAGCTATGGCTGCGGCAGCTCATAAAGAAGTGACTCAACAGGATGTTTTAAATATAGCTGGCAGTCTGCTCTTTTCCGGAGACGCCGTTCACAAAAAAGTGAAGGTCCTTTCCGGCGGAGAAAAATCCCGCGTGGCTTTAGGGCAAATTCTTTTACAGAAGTCTCCGTTGCTATTGCTGGATGAGCCGACGAACCATCTGGACTTCGACACGGTCGAAGCTCTGACGACAGCTTTAGAAGAGTACGAAGGAACAATCGTGACCGTGAGCCATGACCGCGGATTTATCGGACGCGTCGCCAATAAAATCCTTGAGGTGAATCACGGACTTTTGACTCTTTATCCGGGGACGTATGATGAGTACGTTTGGAGTTTACAAAAAGGCTTCTTGGCGGAAAGAACTTTCGAAACCGGAGACGCTAAAGGTGCGGCGACCGCGAAAAGCGACGAACCCGCCAAGTTTAACTATAAAGAAGAACGCAAACGTTTAGAGAATTTAGTTAAAAAGGCTCAGAAGCAGATTGAAGATTGCGACAAGAAGATTGCCCAACTGGGGCAAATGCGAGATTCTTTAAATGAAAAACTAATGACGGCGTCAGGCGATAAAGCGGCCACCTTTGCAAAAGAGCTGCATGAGCTGAGCGGTCAAATCGAAGATCTGGAATCTTCTATGCTTCAGGCGATGGAAGATCAGCAAAACTTCGAGACAGAACTAAAACAACTTGTAGGATCATAA
- a CDS encoding DUF2799 domain-containing protein produces MSRWILLALALSLVSCASYFKRKDCESINWFEHGKKVALSGKWLNADAMVTECRKVDAEIQESQLDLGFKNGMQIYCSNTNAYNVGKSGDFFSRDLCEGPQINVLLNEHKKGVAAYCHKTYGFTAGTSGKKYQNICPKEMEPAFLKEYRRGRKKYVETLISTKEGEVRELDNRMRSMKSDLNFQKGRLTGLRGELNSLETQKAFVANNNPAQLGYIENRISQLNSDISSLNHDISGKESDLKKLENNRNSKLSEITGFKEELPSLDE; encoded by the coding sequence ATGTCGAGATGGATATTGCTGGCCTTGGCCCTGAGTTTGGTTTCTTGTGCAAGTTACTTCAAACGCAAAGACTGTGAATCAATCAACTGGTTTGAACACGGTAAGAAAGTCGCGCTGAGCGGGAAATGGCTGAATGCAGATGCGATGGTGACCGAGTGCCGCAAAGTCGATGCGGAAATCCAGGAATCGCAATTGGATCTAGGATTCAAAAACGGCATGCAAATCTACTGTAGCAACACGAATGCCTATAATGTTGGTAAAAGCGGAGACTTCTTTTCCCGCGATCTCTGCGAAGGTCCCCAGATTAACGTTCTTCTTAATGAACACAAAAAAGGTGTCGCGGCTTATTGCCATAAAACTTATGGTTTCACGGCGGGCACTTCCGGAAAGAAATATCAAAACATCTGTCCGAAAGAAATGGAACCCGCTTTCCTTAAAGAGTATCGCCGAGGCCGCAAGAAGTACGTGGAAACTTTGATCTCTACCAAAGAAGGCGAAGTGCGTGAGCTGGATAACCGCATGCGCTCGATGAAATCCGATCTTAACTTTCAAAAAGGACGTTTGACCGGACTCCGTGGCGAGCTGAACTCTTTAGAGACTCAGAAAGCTTTTGTTGCGAACAACAATCCTGCACAACTCGGTTATATCGAAAATCGCATCAGCCAGTTAAATTCAGATATCTCTTCCTTGAACCATGATATTTCCGGGAAAGAGAGCGATCTGAAGAAACTTGAAAACAACAGAAATTCAAAACTTTCCGAGATCACAGGATTTAAAGAAGAGCTTCCTAGTTTAGACGAGTAA
- the panC gene encoding pantoate--beta-alanine ligase: MSEVLRSPSEMKAWRKDKVGTVGFVPTMGALHAGHEELIKRARKENDLVVLSIFVNPTQFNDPQDLAKYPKTWEQDFAMAEMNGVDAVFFPNFEEMYPDKYRYKVSENDYSLLLDGAHRPGHFDGVLSVVMKLFNLVRPNKAYFGEKDFQQLSLIRGMVDAFFMNLEVIPVATVREHDGLAMSSRNTRLKAEERKIAPAIYKAITESKSAEEATAKLQAQGFVVDYVTDIGSRRFVAAKLGEVRLIDNVEI, from the coding sequence ATGAGTGAAGTTCTGCGTTCTCCTTCAGAAATGAAAGCCTGGCGCAAAGACAAAGTGGGCACGGTGGGCTTTGTTCCTACCATGGGTGCTTTGCATGCCGGGCATGAAGAATTGATCAAGCGCGCCCGCAAAGAAAATGACTTGGTTGTTCTTTCTATCTTCGTAAATCCGACACAGTTCAATGACCCTCAAGATCTGGCGAAGTATCCAAAAACATGGGAGCAAGATTTCGCCATGGCCGAGATGAACGGAGTGGATGCGGTTTTCTTTCCTAACTTTGAAGAAATGTATCCGGACAAGTACCGCTATAAAGTTTCAGAGAACGATTATTCCTTGCTATTAGACGGCGCTCATCGACCCGGTCACTTTGACGGCGTTTTATCCGTCGTGATGAAGCTTTTTAACTTAGTCCGTCCTAATAAAGCCTACTTTGGAGAAAAAGATTTTCAACAGCTCTCATTAATTCGCGGAATGGTGGATGCATTTTTTATGAATCTGGAGGTCATTCCTGTCGCGACGGTGCGTGAGCACGATGGTCTAGCCATGAGTTCTCGCAATACGCGACTGAAAGCTGAAGAAAGAAAAATCGCGCCTGCGATCTATAAAGCCATCACCGAAAGCAAAAGTGCCGAAGAAGCCACGGCAAAACTTCAAGCCCAGGGTTTTGTCGTCGATTACGTCACCGATATAGGATCTCGCCGCTTCGTCGCGGCGAAATTGGGTGAAGTGAGGTTGATAGACAATGTCGAAATCTAA
- a CDS encoding SDR family NAD(P)-dependent oxidoreductase, translated as MKKIAIVTGANRGLGLATSEALAQRGFKVVMAMRNPDKAQKQINAFKMKDLDVVPMKLDLSQEKSINDFVENIRKDFGFVDVLVNNAGILIDSEDGGNSSLFKTKASTIQKTFTTNTLGPFLLTQKIFPLMQQEGYGRIVNVSSGMAQLSVPQNASASYRISKTALNMVTNLFASEVQGADICVNSVSPGWVRTDMGGPHADRTVEQGIKGIIWAATLPKGGPNGGFFRDGDPLPW; from the coding sequence ATGAAAAAAATTGCCATCGTCACAGGTGCGAATCGAGGTTTGGGTCTTGCGACAAGCGAGGCCTTGGCGCAAAGAGGTTTTAAAGTGGTGATGGCCATGCGAAATCCAGATAAGGCGCAAAAGCAAATCAATGCCTTCAAAATGAAGGACTTGGATGTGGTGCCGATGAAGCTGGATCTTTCGCAAGAAAAAAGTATTAATGATTTCGTTGAAAACATCCGCAAAGATTTTGGTTTTGTGGATGTTCTTGTGAATAACGCTGGAATCCTGATCGACAGTGAAGATGGCGGAAATTCTTCTTTATTTAAAACGAAAGCTTCAACTATTCAGAAAACATTTACGACGAATACTTTAGGTCCTTTTTTGCTGACTCAGAAAATTTTTCCGTTGATGCAGCAAGAAGGTTACGGCCGTATTGTAAATGTCTCTAGTGGTATGGCCCAGCTGTCAGTTCCGCAAAACGCTTCCGCGTCTTATCGTATCTCTAAAACGGCTCTGAATATGGTGACGAATCTTTTTGCTTCGGAAGTGCAAGGGGCAGATATCTGTGTGAACTCCGTATCACCGGGGTGGGTGCGCACGGATATGGGTGGCCCACATGCAGACCGTACAGTTGAGCAGGGAATCAAAGGCATCATCTGGGCAGCCACTCTTCCTAAGGGTGGTCCTAACGGTGGCTTCTTTCGCGATGGTGACCCTTTACCTTGGTAA
- a CDS encoding MBL fold metallo-hydrolase — translation MHVHHLNCISTCPLGGSLMDHGPESVIQRGHLTNHCLLIETNQELVLIDTGLGTRDVENPQGRLSSFFLSLVSPEFRLEMTALEQIKQMGFDPRDVRHIVLTHLDFDHAGGLDDFPQATVHMMRSERDSAVKQETWLDRQRFRPQQWSTQDQWKVYDAGEGESWFGFNRVQQLDGISSDIVLLPLLGHTLGHAGVAVNTGSKWLLQAGDAYFYHQEMNVLNPHCTPGLNLYQIMMEKDRKARLWNQDRLRELKRTHSEEVEIFCAHDVVEFEKLSGRSAEVPAEKILKWEKPKPFQEGRL, via the coding sequence ATGCATGTTCATCACTTAAATTGTATTTCAACTTGTCCTTTGGGCGGAAGCCTGATGGATCATGGGCCTGAATCCGTTATCCAAAGAGGACACCTCACGAATCACTGCCTGCTTATCGAAACTAATCAAGAGCTTGTCCTTATCGATACTGGTTTAGGGACCCGCGACGTTGAAAATCCTCAAGGTCGTCTGAGTTCCTTTTTTCTGAGCTTGGTCAGCCCGGAATTTCGTCTCGAGATGACGGCCCTAGAGCAAATTAAACAAATGGGTTTTGATCCTCGCGATGTGCGGCACATTGTTCTAACTCATCTGGATTTTGATCACGCAGGTGGGTTGGACGATTTTCCGCAGGCGACAGTTCACATGATGCGATCAGAGAGGGACAGCGCCGTGAAACAAGAAACTTGGTTAGATCGGCAACGTTTCCGACCGCAGCAGTGGTCTACTCAGGATCAATGGAAAGTGTATGACGCCGGCGAAGGAGAATCTTGGTTTGGATTCAATCGTGTGCAGCAACTGGATGGTATTTCTTCGGACATCGTTCTTTTACCGCTGTTGGGACATACCTTAGGGCATGCAGGAGTGGCCGTGAATACGGGAAGTAAATGGCTGCTTCAGGCGGGGGATGCCTACTTTTATCATCAAGAGATGAATGTGCTGAATCCCCATTGCACACCGGGTTTAAATTTATATCAGATTATGATGGAAAAAGATCGTAAGGCTCGTTTGTGGAATCAGGATCGTTTGCGCGAGCTAAAAAGAACTCACTCTGAAGAAGTGGAAATCTTTTGTGCGCACGACGTAGTGGAGTTTGAGAAACTTTCGGGACGATCTGCAGAAGTCCCTGCAGAAAAAATTCTTAAATGGGAAAAGCCAAAACCATTTCAAGAAGGGCGGTTGTAG
- the panB gene encoding 3-methyl-2-oxobutanoate hydroxymethyltransferase — protein MKTILDFQDKKAKKEKISMVTCYDYTFARILAESDVDCLLVGDSLAMTMHGHKTTLNASVNMMALHTAAVVRGAGDKFVVGDLPFMSYRKGLTANMTYVEKIMKAGAHAVKLEGASGNIELVRHLLDSGVPVMGHLGLTPQSVNQLGGFKVQGRDEKAQKKIKEQALQLQDAGAFSVVLECVPSKLAKEITASLEIPTIGIGGGPDCDGQVLVLQDMLGMTPGFKPKFLKQYFNGFEAMKEAFNTYHQEVTEGKFPTEKESYS, from the coding sequence ATGAAAACCATTTTAGATTTTCAGGATAAGAAAGCGAAAAAAGAAAAAATATCCATGGTCACCTGTTATGACTACACCTTCGCGCGCATCTTAGCCGAAAGCGACGTCGATTGCCTTTTAGTGGGAGATTCTTTGGCGATGACGATGCATGGACATAAGACGACGTTGAACGCCTCTGTAAACATGATGGCTTTGCACACGGCGGCCGTCGTGCGCGGCGCCGGCGATAAATTCGTCGTTGGTGATTTGCCCTTCATGAGTTATCGCAAAGGTCTTACTGCCAATATGACTTACGTTGAAAAGATCATGAAGGCTGGAGCCCACGCGGTGAAACTGGAAGGTGCTTCTGGAAATATCGAACTGGTTCGTCATCTTCTGGATTCAGGCGTTCCGGTGATGGGTCACTTAGGTTTAACTCCGCAATCCGTGAATCAATTGGGCGGTTTTAAAGTACAAGGTCGCGACGAAAAGGCTCAGAAAAAAATCAAAGAGCAAGCTTTGCAACTTCAAGACGCTGGTGCCTTTTCCGTAGTACTTGAATGCGTTCCTTCAAAACTTGCTAAAGAAATCACCGCGTCCCTAGAAATCCCCACGATTGGTATCGGTGGAGGTCCTGACTGCGACGGCCAAGTTCTTGTTCTGCAAGACATGTTAGGAATGACTCCAGGATTTAAACCTAAGTTCCTAAAACAATACTTCAATGGCTTTGAAGCGATGAAAGAGGCCTTTAACACTTATCATCAAGAAGTGACAGAAGGAAAATTCCCTACCGAGAAAGAGAGCTACTCATGA
- the panD gene encoding aspartate 1-decarboxylase — MNLSMLRAKIHRATVTGADLDYEGSVSVCPDLIKASGLLINERVDIYNCNNGARFSTYVIKGKKGEICLNGAAARHVQRGDLVIICAYCGLSMDEAKKHEPAVVFVDAKNRVKEKRKEDRKNNK; from the coding sequence ATGAATTTATCAATGTTAAGAGCAAAAATTCACCGCGCCACAGTCACCGGAGCGGACCTTGATTACGAAGGTTCCGTCAGTGTGTGCCCAGATCTTATCAAAGCTTCTGGTTTGTTAATTAATGAGCGCGTGGATATTTATAACTGTAATAACGGCGCCCGCTTTTCCACTTACGTGATCAAAGGAAAGAAAGGCGAAATTTGCCTTAATGGAGCTGCAGCTCGCCACGTTCAACGTGGAGACCTTGTGATCATCTGTGCTTACTGCGGACTCAGCATGGACGAAGCTAAAAAGCACGAACCCGCAGTGGTTTTTGTTGATGCGAAAAATCGCGTGAAAGAAAAGCGCAAAGAAGACAGAAAAAATAATAAGTGA
- the abc-f gene encoding ribosomal protection-like ABC-F family protein translates to MQNNLIQVTGQSLSFELPQGDVLFSNISFSLNSLRCGLVGPNGVGKSTLAKIIAGELEPTSGTLLRSHPVIYLTQFAETADMSVGEYLMELWESPYADPAIWGALLQNLSLESSLKNLSGGEWTRVRIAKALASPAGLLILDEPTNNLDKDGRQMIIDFVKAYQGALLVISHDRELLNYVDSIWELSNQGLSSYGGNFAHYQELKEAERELQQVKIERARKEKKKIEREYHERMDAQEKRMRRGQRVADKGGIPRIVAGGLKRRAEVTHAKIHVNEEKRAENAEEGFRTLLAQAKTENILGLELPDVALPEGKLVIEVDEFNLRYPGKEDFLWTDAISFIMRGAHRWALAGANGSGKSSLIQALLRKFPENVEQVGVAKLGAVTVALLDQKYSLLDPSLTVMENVMQTSAYDEVETRNKLARFQFMKEKVHQPVATLSGGEKLKAGLAKILLAAPIPQLLILDEPTNNLDLQSLEILEAALNEYRGALLVVSHDEVFLENIGVEEVYLLQS, encoded by the coding sequence ATGCAAAACAATTTAATACAGGTGACCGGTCAGTCACTGAGCTTTGAGCTTCCTCAAGGCGATGTGCTGTTTTCAAACATTTCATTTTCGTTAAACTCGCTTCGCTGCGGATTGGTGGGCCCTAACGGTGTTGGTAAAAGCACGCTGGCAAAAATTATTGCTGGCGAGCTAGAACCCACCTCGGGAACTCTATTGCGTTCGCACCCGGTGATTTATTTAACTCAGTTCGCGGAAACTGCGGATATGTCTGTGGGTGAATATCTCATGGAGTTGTGGGAAAGCCCCTATGCGGATCCCGCAATCTGGGGTGCCCTCTTGCAAAATCTTTCATTAGAGTCCTCACTGAAAAATCTGAGTGGAGGTGAGTGGACACGTGTTCGAATCGCCAAAGCTTTGGCTTCACCCGCGGGACTTTTGATTCTGGACGAACCGACGAATAATTTAGACAAAGATGGGCGGCAGATGATTATTGATTTTGTGAAGGCCTATCAAGGGGCTTTGCTTGTCATCAGCCATGATCGAGAACTTTTAAACTATGTCGACAGTATCTGGGAACTATCAAACCAAGGTCTTTCCAGCTACGGCGGAAACTTTGCGCACTATCAAGAGTTGAAAGAGGCCGAGCGTGAATTACAGCAGGTGAAGATCGAGCGCGCCCGGAAAGAAAAAAAGAAGATTGAAAGGGAATACCACGAAAGAATGGATGCGCAAGAAAAGCGGATGCGCCGAGGTCAGCGAGTCGCTGACAAAGGAGGCATTCCCCGCATTGTGGCTGGCGGCTTAAAAAGAAGAGCCGAGGTGACGCACGCGAAGATCCACGTCAATGAGGAAAAACGTGCGGAAAACGCGGAAGAGGGATTTCGTACTCTATTGGCTCAGGCAAAAACCGAAAACATCTTGGGGCTAGAGCTTCCCGATGTGGCTTTGCCCGAGGGAAAGCTTGTCATTGAAGTGGATGAGTTCAACTTGCGCTATCCCGGTAAAGAGGATTTTTTGTGGACTGACGCTATTTCTTTCATCATGCGTGGGGCTCATCGATGGGCTTTGGCCGGTGCGAATGGAAGTGGAAAAAGCTCGTTGATACAGGCGCTATTAAGAAAATTTCCAGAAAACGTAGAACAGGTGGGGGTGGCGAAACTTGGCGCGGTCACCGTGGCGCTCTTGGACCAGAAGTACTCGTTACTTGATCCGAGCCTGACAGTGATGGAAAACGTGATGCAGACTTCCGCTTACGATGAAGTTGAAACTCGCAATAAACTCGCGCGCTTTCAGTTTATGAAAGAAAAAGTCCATCAACCGGTAGCGACGCTGAGTGGGGGCGAAAAACTTAAAGCCGGGCTGGCGAAAATCCTGCTAGCAGCACCGATTCCTCAGCTTCTGATTTTGGATGAACCGACGAACAACTTAGATCTGCAAAGTTTGGAAATCCTGGAGGCCGCTTTAAACGAATATCGGGGAGCCCTTTTAGTGGTCTCGCATGACGAAGTTTTCTTAGAAAACATCGGGGTTGAAGAGGTCTACCTTTTGCAATCTTAG
- a CDS encoding type III pantothenate kinase: MILCLDVGNTQIYAGLFDKDKMVLSFRKNSKSGASSDETGIFLRSAIRENGYDPSKIKQIAICSVVPEVIYSLRGACMKYFNINPFILQAGVKTGLKVKYRNPLEVGADRIANSIAATHLYPGKNLIIVDLGTATTFCAVTKEKDYLGGSIVAGLRLCMEALESKTAKLPSVEIVSMHEALGRSTIESIQSGLFYGHLGTIRELSDRITKECFQGEKPLVIGTGGFAYLFEKEKIFDEIVPDLVLKGMLIALQYNT, translated from the coding sequence ATGATTTTATGTCTTGATGTGGGGAACACTCAGATCTATGCCGGTCTTTTTGACAAAGACAAAATGGTGCTTTCATTCCGTAAGAACTCTAAAAGCGGGGCTTCTTCCGACGAGACCGGGATTTTCTTAAGAAGCGCTATTCGTGAGAATGGTTACGATCCTTCCAAAATCAAACAGATCGCTATCTGCAGCGTCGTCCCCGAAGTGATTTATTCGCTTCGGGGCGCTTGCATGAAGTATTTTAATATCAATCCGTTTATTCTTCAGGCCGGAGTTAAAACAGGATTGAAAGTAAAATATCGCAATCCCTTAGAAGTCGGCGCAGACCGTATTGCCAATTCAATTGCGGCAACTCATCTTTACCCAGGTAAAAATCTTATTATCGTGGATCTGGGTACCGCGACCACTTTCTGTGCCGTGACGAAAGAAAAGGATTATCTGGGCGGCTCCATCGTGGCGGGCCTTCGCCTTTGTATGGAAGCTTTAGAAAGTAAAACGGCGAAACTTCCATCCGTCGAAATCGTTTCTATGCACGAAGCCTTGGGACGCTCGACGATAGAAAGCATCCAGTCTGGACTTTTCTACGGCCATCTAGGAACGATCCGCGAATTGAGTGATAGAATCACCAAGGAATGTTTCCAAGGAGAAAAGCCGCTTGTCATAGGAACCGGCGGATTTGCCTACTTGTTTGAAAAAGAAAAAATATTTGATGAGATCGTGCCGGATTTAGTTCTGAAGGGCATGTTGATCGCTTTGCAATACAATACGTAA
- the coaBC gene encoding bifunctional phosphopantothenoylcysteine decarboxylase/phosphopantothenate--cysteine ligase CoaBC, protein MSKSKVLFIMTGSIACYKACHVVSRLVQANCEVQVVATPSALKFVGNATLEGLTGKPVVSDMYATGNVMDHIHLMRWADVILVAPATASFINKAAQGVGDDLVQTLFLAHDFKKPFLVAPAMNTSMYKHPVTQKSLQTLREMGVQILETASGILACGEEGWGKLLEPDLILKFTLEALQNKGATVPSEAISFKSASKVKVLVTAGGTQEPIDTVRVISNLSSGKTGVTIAENLTQMGFDVTLLQAHGSAHAEHVTRRDFFTSFASLDEKMKNYLSSEEFTHVIHAAAVSDYSVDSIEVNGVKHRPFEVKKVSSDADHLNIHLKRNHKIVDRLKDYSKNKNLQVIAFKLTSHASAEDKQKAVTKLFQGSHADFVVHNDMTDIDIVNKTHKFTLHSPSNAVACESLERLSSELIHALMPKDTL, encoded by the coding sequence ATGTCGAAATCTAAAGTTCTTTTTATTATGACGGGCTCTATCGCCTGCTACAAAGCCTGCCACGTGGTCTCTCGACTGGTCCAAGCCAATTGCGAAGTGCAAGTCGTTGCGACTCCTTCGGCCTTAAAGTTTGTGGGCAATGCGACACTTGAAGGTCTGACCGGAAAACCTGTTGTCAGCGACATGTACGCCACAGGCAATGTTATGGATCATATTCACCTTATGAGATGGGCGGATGTGATTTTAGTCGCACCCGCAACGGCCAGCTTCATCAACAAAGCAGCCCAAGGTGTCGGCGATGATTTAGTGCAAACTCTTTTCTTAGCTCACGACTTTAAGAAACCTTTCCTTGTTGCGCCCGCGATGAACACGAGTATGTACAAACACCCTGTCACGCAAAAGTCCTTGCAGACTCTTCGTGAAATGGGTGTGCAGATTTTAGAAACCGCTTCCGGTATTCTGGCTTGCGGCGAAGAAGGTTGGGGGAAACTTCTTGAACCTGATTTGATTCTGAAATTCACGCTTGAAGCTTTGCAAAACAAAGGCGCCACGGTCCCGTCCGAGGCGATCTCATTTAAATCCGCCAGCAAAGTCAAAGTCCTTGTCACTGCCGGCGGCACGCAAGAACCCATCGACACCGTACGAGTTATTAGCAATCTGAGTTCTGGTAAAACAGGTGTTACGATCGCAGAAAATCTGACGCAAATGGGTTTTGACGTCACACTTTTGCAGGCGCATGGATCCGCACACGCTGAACACGTCACTCGTCGCGACTTCTTTACAAGCTTTGCTAGCCTTGATGAAAAGATGAAAAATTATCTTTCCAGTGAAGAGTTCACGCATGTCATTCACGCAGCGGCTGTGAGTGATTATTCTGTGGATAGCATTGAAGTGAACGGTGTTAAGCATCGCCCCTTTGAGGTAAAAAAGGTCAGCTCAGACGCAGATCACCTCAATATTCATTTGAAACGCAATCATAAGATCGTGGATCGTTTGAAGGATTACTCAAAGAATAAAAATCTGCAAGTGATCGCGTTTAAATTGACCAGCCATGCTTCGGCTGAAGACAAACAAAAAGCCGTGACGAAGTTATTCCAAGGTTCTCATGCCGACTTCGTCGTACACAACGATATGACGGATATTGATATTGTTAACAAAACACATAAGTTCACCTTACACTCGCCTTCCAACGCGGTGGCTTGCGAAAGCCTAGAAAGACTTTCCAGTGAATTGATCCATGCTCTTATGCCTAAGGATACTTTATGA
- a CDS encoding Rossmann-like and DUF2520 domain-containing protein, translating into MKATNTNSSFSYLIIGSGRVARHLGYYLHLLNQHFETWDRSQDPHALARKVAKSSHVLLAISDSALLGFYRQHLAGHEKVLVHFSGAHHFDDMIAAHPLMTFGPELYDLSFYQKVHFTVTGADSLKEAIPVFTNPFSVLPPEQKARYHAYCVLGGNFVTLLVTKMLQGFSEMNIPVEAAHLYVEKILANTFQNPTQALTGPLVRKDVDTVKTNLAALSEDSYLPVYEAFLKTHWPDYPRK; encoded by the coding sequence ATGAAGGCGACGAATACAAATTCTTCTTTTTCTTATTTAATTATTGGCTCTGGCCGCGTCGCCCGACACCTGGGCTATTATCTTCACTTACTCAATCAACATTTTGAAACTTGGGATCGCTCACAAGATCCGCACGCACTGGCACGAAAAGTCGCGAAATCTTCTCACGTCTTGCTTGCGATCAGTGATTCGGCCCTCTTAGGATTTTATCGACAGCATTTAGCAGGTCACGAGAAAGTCCTCGTGCATTTTTCTGGAGCTCATCATTTTGATGATATGATTGCCGCGCACCCGTTGATGACTTTCGGACCCGAGCTTTATGATCTTTCGTTTTATCAAAAGGTTCACTTCACCGTGACGGGTGCTGACTCTCTTAAAGAGGCGATCCCGGTCTTTACGAATCCTTTCTCTGTCTTGCCACCGGAACAAAAGGCGCGCTATCACGCGTACTGTGTTTTAGGCGGAAACTTCGTGACTTTACTTGTAACTAAAATGTTGCAAGGTTTTTCAGAGATGAATATTCCGGTCGAGGCCGCGCACCTTTACGTCGAAAAAATTTTAGCGAATACATTTCAGAATCCGACTCAGGCCTTAACGGGACCGCTTGTGCGAAAAGATGTCGATACTGTGAAGACAAATCTCGCAGCTCTTTCAGAGGATTCCTATCTTCCCGTCTATGAAGCATTTTTAAAAACCCACTGGCCCGATTACCCGCGAAAGTGA